The following DNA comes from Amycolatopsis solani.
ATCCGGCTGGCGGATCGCCTGCCCCCGCCGCCGCCGTGGCGCGACTTCCCGACCGCGGCACTGCCGGAAGTGGACGTGACCCCACCGGACGACGGCGAAACGGATCGCAAGCTCGGCACCGAACTCAGTTATTCGTCGAGGAACGTCAACCGGCATGAAGTCGACATGGTCAACGCGGCGCTGTACTTGCGGCGCCCGCTGCTGGTCACCGGCCGTCCTGGCAGCGGCAAGTCGAGCCTGGCCTACCGGATTTCGCGCGAGCTGCGCCTGGGCCGCGTGCTGCGCTGGCCGATCACTTCGCACACCACGCTGAAGTCGGGGCTGTACGACTACGACGCCATCGGCCGCGTGCAGGCCGCCGCCGCGCGGCAGACACTGGCCGCGGGCGCCGAAGCGGAAGAGCCGCCGGTCGGCGAGTTCGTCCGGCTCGCCGAGCTGGGCACCGCCTTCCTGCCCCGCAGGCTGCCGCGCGTGCTGCTGGTGGACGAGCTCGACAAGGCGGAATCCGATCTCCCGCACGACCTGCTGAGCTTGTTCGAAGACGGCGAGTTCCTGGTTCCCGAACTGGCCAGGGACGCCCGGCGCTCGGCGCAGGCGGAGGTGTTCACCGCCGATCCGGGTTACACCGCGGTGGTCGAGCACGGCCGCGTCCGGTGCGCGGCCTTCCCGATCGTCGTCATCACCAGCAACGGCGAGCGGGACTTCCCGCCGGCGTTCCTGCGCCGCTGCCTGCGGCTGGAGACCCGCGAACCGGACAACGACCAGCTCGCCGCGATGGTGGCGGCACACGCGCTCGACCCGCACCGCACGCAAAGCGCGCTGGTCGAAGACTTCGTGA
Coding sequences within:
- a CDS encoding AAA family ATPase; its protein translation is MSVTEHPDSPPDWWIYRGTGRPLQDIRLADRLPPPPPWRDFPTAALPEVDVTPPDDGETDRKLGTELSYSSRNVNRHEVDMVNAALYLRRPLLVTGRPGSGKSSLAYRISRELRLGRVLRWPITSHTTLKSGLYDYDAIGRVQAAAARQTLAAGAEAEEPPVGEFVRLAELGTAFLPRRLPRVLLVDELDKAESDLPHDLLSLFEDGEFLVPELARDARRSAQAEVFTADPGYTAVVEHGRVRCAAFPIVVITSNGERDFPPAFLRRCLRLETREPDNDQLAAMVAAHALDPHRTQSALVEDFVTRSAAVGGLPADKLLDAVFLATSGAYRPDDDSWPRLVDSLWRQLNPQVP